One window from the genome of Paenibacillus azoreducens encodes:
- a CDS encoding methyl-accepting chemotaxis protein, with the protein MKFRNLSLKFKFIALLIPVVIIIFTAILLLNINTLKSGLSRDLNHELEGVGNLTAMQLDPSQVTSLIDHKGTDNPDFTKLQSQLDFIKKVQGTMSSGYIWEMKDGQAYPVVFTSNLNGQAKDFGKPFIDLSPVNIKAAQEAYKTGKRYITDVYDDSLGSWKTIMQPIRSEGKIIAVLGIDYSAEYINNAVNTSMTTEIIITLIGIAVTALITYSVVHRLLVPLRRVVTLANSIADGDLTAQEMNTDINDEVGQLYNAISKMNTQLRMLIQNIQNQASSMMEHIEQFQTGAWETANFSRSVRKDVSEVAGQTATTSKISEETVVVLEETAQGIQRIAESTSLASEESNQMAEHADSGYEVLQHIITQMETINASVGQITNAFHTLHQQITEIGTFSDLITEVSQQTNLLSLNASIEAARAGEHGAGFAVVANEIRKLAESTGKSAAGIMDLVARIKESTGNTIAAAEHGQLEATRGLSLASEAGQAFNRIQQSTSNVAMQMQEISAALQQISASSEEATASVTELKYSASNIALTSGQVNEAAGNLLDLIEEMTRATESLGNVSSQLQESVMKFKV; encoded by the coding sequence GTGAAATTTCGTAATTTATCGCTCAAGTTCAAATTCATTGCATTACTAATTCCGGTTGTTATCATCATTTTTACGGCCATTTTGTTGTTGAATATCAACACATTGAAGTCCGGGTTATCCCGTGATCTGAACCATGAGCTTGAAGGCGTAGGTAATTTGACCGCCATGCAGCTTGATCCGTCCCAAGTCACATCACTTATCGACCATAAGGGGACAGATAATCCGGATTTTACAAAGCTTCAATCACAGCTCGACTTTATTAAAAAAGTTCAAGGAACCATGTCATCAGGCTACATATGGGAAATGAAGGACGGACAGGCATATCCAGTAGTATTTACTTCAAATTTGAACGGTCAAGCCAAGGATTTCGGAAAACCTTTCATCGACTTATCGCCGGTTAATATCAAAGCAGCGCAGGAAGCTTATAAGACCGGCAAACGCTATATAACCGACGTATATGATGATTCCTTGGGCTCTTGGAAGACAATTATGCAGCCAATCCGAAGTGAAGGGAAAATCATTGCGGTGCTTGGAATCGACTATTCTGCAGAGTATATTAACAATGCGGTTAACACTTCCATGACCACGGAGATTATCATAACTCTGATCGGTATTGCAGTCACCGCTCTCATCACTTATTCCGTTGTGCATCGGCTGCTTGTGCCCTTGCGGCGTGTCGTAACGTTGGCCAATAGCATAGCTGACGGGGATTTGACCGCTCAAGAGATGAATACTGATATAAATGATGAAGTCGGACAATTGTACAATGCGATCAGCAAAATGAATACACAGCTCCGTATGCTGATTCAAAATATCCAGAACCAGGCCAGTTCGATGATGGAACATATCGAGCAATTTCAAACCGGCGCTTGGGAAACGGCGAATTTTTCGCGTTCCGTCAGAAAGGATGTGTCCGAGGTTGCCGGACAAACGGCAACGACATCCAAAATCTCCGAAGAAACCGTTGTTGTTCTGGAAGAAACAGCCCAGGGCATACAGCGGATTGCCGAGTCCACTTCATTGGCATCCGAAGAATCCAACCAAATGGCGGAGCATGCCGACTCTGGTTATGAAGTGCTTCAACACATCATAACGCAGATGGAAACCATCAACGCTTCGGTAGGACAAATCACAAACGCGTTCCACACTTTGCATCAGCAAATCACGGAAATCGGTACTTTCTCCGATCTCATCACCGAGGTTAGCCAGCAAACCAACCTGCTGTCGCTGAATGCCTCCATCGAGGCAGCCCGCGCCGGTGAACATGGTGCAGGTTTTGCCGTAGTCGCCAACGAGATTCGAAAGCTGGCCGAAAGCACCGGCAAATCTGCGGCAGGCATCATGGACTTGGTCGCTCGCATCAAAGAAAGCACTGGCAATACCATTGCAGCGGCTGAACACGGGCAGCTCGAGGCAACACGCGGCCTTTCTCTGGCATCGGAAGCCGGACAAGCATTCAACCGTATTCAGCAATCTACAAGCAATGTCGCAATGCAGATGCAGGAAATTTCCGCTGCCTTGCAGCAAATTTCTGCTTCCTCTGAAGAAGCGACCGCATCAGTTACCGAACTGAAATATTCGGCAAGCAACATCGCGCTTACTTCCGGGCAAGTAAACGAAGCCGCCGGAAACCTGCTTGATTTGATTGAGGAAATGACTAGAGCTACCGAATCCTTAGGCAATGTCAGCAGCCAGCTCCAGGAGTCGGTGATGAAATTTAAAGTATAA